A region of Hippoglossus stenolepis isolate QCI-W04-F060 chromosome 7, HSTE1.2, whole genome shotgun sequence DNA encodes the following proteins:
- the LOC118112279 gene encoding thiosulfate sulfurtransferase/rhodanese-like domain-containing protein 2, with translation MAAEDPCSQFSDWEPDPSTRGGGGGGVKQEKQMCASQRRFYSLCRRKSFAAFVTSKSDGSQEEGGASWCCCGQTFREHSAIHKHVARTHEGEIKQLTQTTYQCFLSQLEEEPEIQQPNAEAVDISAWIPDTSHISEEQLQKGPGKVVLFYHYGQVEDPQVICAWQKALCEKLHLTGKVRVASEGVNGTVGGTNMATDIYISAMCLHPCFRMEREDFKTSDGGAECFTDLRVGVYKEIVPMGVDPDVISYQLAGIHLEPEEFHKEVEALLTKGDLCTDTILLDCRNFYESKIGQFTQCLAPNIRKFSYFPDYIDQNLELFRDKKVLMYCTGGIRCERGSAYLRSKDVCKEVYQLKGGIHKYMERFPEGFYRGKLFVFDERYTISSNRDIISDCRYCGSPWDQYKLCSTQFCCQLVLSCPSCRRDGHTSCCPTCQTKGRAQSEAPSAAPHQREECECTDGRPRIPQDV, from the exons aTGGCAGCAGAGGATCCCTGCTCCCAGTTCTCAGACTGGGAGCCGGACCCGTCCAcgcgtggtggtggtggtggtggtgtgaagCAGGAGAAACAGATGTGTGCGTCACAGAGGAGGTTCTACAGCCTCTgcaggaggaag TCATTTGCTGCCTTTGTGACATCCAAGAGCGACGGCAgtcaggaggaaggaggtgcATCCTGGTGCTGCTGCGGCCAGACCTTCAGGGAACACTCGGCTATTCACAAACATGTGGCCAGGACTCACGAGGGGGAAATAAAGCAGCTGACACAGACGACATACCAGTGTTTTTTAAGCCAACTGGAGGAAGAACCTGAAATACAGCAACCAAACGCCGAGGCGGTGGACATTTCTGCATGGATACCCGACACCAGCCACATTTCTGAGGAGCAACTTCAGAA GGGTCCAGGAAAGGTTGTCCTCTTTTATCACTACGGTCAAGTGGAGGATCCGCAGGTCATCTGTGCTTGGCAGAAAGCTCTGTGTGAAAAGCTCCACCTAACTGGCAAG GTGAGGGTGGCGTCCGAGGGCGTCAATGGAACAGTCGGTGGCACCAACATGGCGACGGACATTTACATCAGCGCAATGTGTTTGCATCCTTGCTtcaggatggagagggaggattTTAAG ACCAGTGATGGTGGTGCAGAGTGTTTCACAGACCTCAGGGTTGGGGTCTATAAAGAAATCGTCCCCATGGGAGTGGACCCTGATGTCATCTCCTACCAATTAGCAG GAATTCATTTGGAGCCTGAGGAGTTTCACAAAGAGGTGGAGGCTCTTTTGACCAAAGGAGATTTGTGCACTGACACCATTCTCCTCGACTGCCGCAACTTTTACGAGAGTAAAATT GGGCAGTTTACTCAGTGTCTGGCCCCAAACATCCGTAAGTTCAGCTACTTCCCGGACTACATCGACCAGAACCTTGAACTGTTCAGGGACAAAAAGGTCCTCATGTACTGCACAGGAGGGATCCGCTGTGAGCGAGGCTCTGCCTACCTCCGCTCAAAA GATGTGTGCAAAGAGGTTTACCAGCTGAAAGGTGGAATTCACAAGTACATGGAGCGATTCCCAGAAGGTTTCTATCGTGGAAAGCTTTTCGTGTTTGATGAGCGTTACACCATCTCCTCCAACAGAGACATCATCTCAG ACTGCAGGTACTGCGGCAGTCCGTGGGACCAGTACAAGCTCTGCTCCACCCAGTTCTGCTGCCAGCTGGTTCTGTCGTGTCCCAGCTGCAGACGGGACGGACACACCTCCTGCTGTCCCACCTGCCAAACCAAGGGCCGGGCTCAGAGCGAGGCACCGTCCGCCGCTCCACATCAGAGAGAGGAGTGCGAGTGCACAGACGGGCGTCCCAGAATCCCTCAGGATGTGTAA